From Microbacterium sp. CGR2:
CTCCTGTGGGCCGTGTGGTGACCTCGCGGAGGAACGGTCCATCGCGGCGGCCACGATTGGTAGGTGGCTGCCACAAGTACGTGTGATTGACAATGGTGTGTGACGCACAGTAATGTGAGGGACATGAACGAGACCCTCGACACGCACCTGCAGGAGTTGCGGCGCGGCACCATCGTGCTCGCGTGCCTGCAGCTGCTGCGCACGGCGGGCTACGGCTACCAGCTTCTCGAAGAGCTCGAACGCCGCGGCTTCGCCACGGATGCGAACACCTTGTACCCGCTGCTGCGCCGACTCGAGAAGCAGGAGTACCTCACGAGCGAGTGGAACACCGACGAGGCCAGGCCCCGCAAGTTCTACCGCACCTCGGACGCCGGCATCCGCCTCGCCGACACCCTCACCCAGGAATGGCTCGCGCTCACCGACGCGATCGCCTCACTCACTGCACAGGAGAACTGACATGCGTACATCCTTCACCGAGCGGTACATCGCTCAAACCGTCAAGAGCCTGCCCCCGGCGGCGCAGAACGATGTTCGCGACGAGCTCGAGGCATCCATCGCGGATGCCGTCGAGGCGCGCATCGACCAGGGCGAGACCCGCGATTCCGCGGAACGCGCCGTGCTCACCGAGCTCGGAGACCCGGGCGTGCTGGCCGCCGGGTATGCCGATCGTCCGCTTCACCTCATCGGGCCGCGCTACTTCCTCGTGTGGTGGCGCCTGCTGAAGATGCTGCTGTGGATCATCCCGCCGATCGCCGCCGCCGGTGTGGGCGTCGCGAAGGTGCTGGAGTTCGCCACCATAGGCGAGACCATCGGTGCGATGGCGGTGGTGAGCATCCAGGTGATCGTCAACCTCGGATTCTGGACCACGCTGGTCTTCGCGATCTTGGAGCGCACCGTCCCGATCCCGGATGCCGCCTGGACCGTCGACCAGTTGCCGGAGACGGTCGAGAATCGTGCCGGGCTGAGCGAGATGATCGGCTCGATCATCTTCCTCATGCTGGCAACGGCGGCGATCCTGTGGGACGCGCTGCGCGGTTTCATCCGCCCGGAGGGAGAAGCACTGCCGATTCTCAATCCGGAGCTGTGGCCGTGGTGGATGACGGCACTGTTCGTGTTGATGGCGGCCGAGCTCCTCCTCGCGATCGGCGTGTATCTGGTCGGCCGATGGAACGTCGCGTTCGCGGTGATCAACACCCTGCTCGCGATCGCCTTCGCCGTCCCCGCGCTCTATCTGCTCGCCTCGGGTCAGCTCGTGAACCCGGATTTCCTGCAGTATCTCGCGACCGACCATGCCGACGACCTCGCGAACGCGAACGCCGGAGCCGCCGAACAGGGAGGCGTCCTGCGCATCATCGGCGTGCTGTTCGGAGCCGTCATCGTGGGAAGTTCTGTGTGGGACATCATCGACGGATGGCGGAAGACCTTCCGCAAACCGACCGTGCGTCGTCACCAATAGGCTGGGGCCATGGTCTCCGATCTGTTCGACCCGGCCGAATGGCAGCTCGCCCCCGGTGCTGAGGGTTACACCGATATCACCGCTCATGTGACCCACGACGGCGGCATCGCGCGCATCGCGTTCAACCGTCCCGAGGTGCGCAACGCGTTCCGACCGCACACCGTCGACGAGTTGTATCGGGCGCTCGACATCGCCCGGCAGGATCCGCACATCGGAGCGGTGTTGCTCACCGGCAACGGACCGAGCCCGAAGGACGGCGGATGGGCGTTCTGCTCCGGAGGCGACCAGCGAATTCGAGGTCGTGACGGCTACAAGTACGAACCGGCCGTCGAGGGAGCGGAGTCGGACTCCCCAGTCGACCCGCGAGCGCAGCGAGACGAAACGTCCGCTCGCGTCGGGCGCCTGCACATCCTCGAGGTCCAACGCCTGATCCGCTTCATGCCCAAGGTCGTCATCGCCGTCGTGCCCGGCTGGGCCGCCGGTGGCGGGCATTCCCTGCACGTGGTCTGCGACCTCACGATCGCCTCCGCCGAAGAGGCGCGCTTCAAGCAGACGGATGCCGACGTCGGAAGCTTCGACGCCGGTTACGGCTCCGCGTACATGGCGCGACAGACCGGTCAGAAGTTCGCCAGGGAGGTCTTCTTCCTCGCCGAGGAGTACTCGGCCCAGCGGGCCTATGAAGCAGGAGCGGTGAATCGCGTGGTTCCGCACGCCGACCTCGAGCGGGAGGCGCTGAAGATGGCACGCACCGTGCTCACCAAGTCGCCCACCGCGATCCGCATGCTCAAGTTCGCCTTCAATGCGGTCGACGACGGACTCGTGGGCCAGCAGGTGTTCGCCGGCGAGGCGACCCGCCTGGCGTACGGCACCGACGAGGCGGTCGAAGGGCGCGACTCGTTCCTTGAGAAGCGCGACGCCGACTGGTCCTCGTTCCCCTGGCACTACTGAAAGATCGCGGCCCGAGCATGACCACGCTGATCCCGACGGATGCCGCAGACCCGCAGCTGTTGCGGGTCGCGCTGCGGCGTGCGCTCGACGGTGGCCCCGCTCTGGGGTTCGGGATGCTGGCGGGGTCATCCGACGTGGTCACCGATGGTGTCGCTGCCGTCATCGCGACGTCGGGATCGAGCGGCATTCCCAAACGGGTCGCGCTGAGCGCGGAGGCCCTGCGTGCGAGCGCGGAGGGGACCGCCGCGCGGATCGGCAGCGGGCGATGGCTGCTCGCGCTCCCGGCCGGCTACGTCGCCGGTCTGCAGGTGATGGTGCGCTCGATCCTCGCCGGCACGGAACCCGCGACGATCGAGGGCCGCTTCTCGCCGGAATCCTTCGCGGAGGCGACGGTGCGCCTGCAACGTGCCCGGAATGGTGGCGAGGGGATCCCCGAACTGTTCACCTCGCTCGTTCCCGTGCAGGTCGCCACGCTGCTCGACGCGGCCCTCGAGAGTGCCGCCGTGCGGTCGTCGCTGCAGGCGTATCGCGCCATCCTGGTCGGCGGCCAGTCGCTGCCGGAGCCTCTTCGGGAGCGCGCGGCCGACCTCGGCGCCCGACTGGTGCGCACCTATGGATCGACGGAGACCAGCGGCGGCTGCGTCTACGACGGCGTACCGCTCGACACCGCGGCCGTGCGCACGGTGAACGGCGAGTTGCACATCGCGGGTCCGATGCTCGCCGAGGGGTACCTGGGCGACGAGCCCCTGACCGCCCGTACTTTCATCCGCGACGAGCACGGCATCCGGTGGTATCGCACCGGTGATCTCGGCCTCGTCGAAGAGGGGATCGTGCGGGTGCACGGCCGGGCAGACAACGTGATCGTGTCGGGTGGGATCAACATCTCCCTCGATCGGGTCGAGCGGGTGGTGCGACAGATTCCCGGCCTCCATCCGGCCGTGGTCATCGGTGTGCAGGACGATCGCTGGGGTGAGGCGTCGGTGATCGTCGCCCCACGGGGAGAGGCGCTGCGGCGCAGCGAGGCGGAACAGCTCGCGCAGGCGAGGGAAGCCGTCGCCGCAGAGCTCGGCGCGCACGCTCGCCCGGCGCGGCTCATCATGGTCGACGAGCTCGAGACGCTGGCATCCGGCAAACCCGACCGGGATGCGATCCGACGCGCTGTCTCCGCACTGCACTGACCGCGGGGCTGATGCCAGACTGAGCGCGATGGACGTGCTGCGGTTGGCGGGAGTGCCCGGAGTGGGCAAGAGCGCAGTGGCGTGGGCGGTCGCTCAGCACCTGGCTCAGGAGGGCGTGCCCCTCGGCTACGTCGACATCGATCAGCTCGGCATGTGTTATCCGGCTCCGCCCGATGATCCTGACCGGTGGGTCATGAAGGAGACCGCGCTCGCTCGACTCGCAGCGCAGTTCCATCGCACGGGAGTCGAGCGGCTCGTCGTGTCGGGTGTCGCCGAACCGATCCTGCCGCCTGCGACCTCGGGCCACCCGACCGTGTCGCTGTGGCTGGACGCCGACGAGGCGACGCGGCGAGAGCGCCTGGCTGCCCGGCGGTGGCCGACGGAACAGCTCGATGCGACGCTGGCCGTGGGAACCGAGGAGGCCCGAACGGCGCACCCGTCATGGACGCGAGTCGACACGGACGGGCGATCGCTCGGAGAGACGGTGCACGCGGTGCTCGAGCTGGCGGCGCCCGTGCCGCGGGCGATTCCGACCGCGGTGTCGGAGGACGACTTCGCGCCCCGCGCCGGCGTGACGGGCCGAGTCATCTGGATCACCGGCCCGAGATGTGCCGGCTCTTCGAGCATCGGTTGGGCGATGGCGAACACCTTGTGGGGCAACGGGCAGCGAGCGGGATTCGTCGATGTCGCGCAGCTGGGGTTCGTCTGGAACGTCGGCCAGGCGATCGCTGTGCGCAACGCCGCGGAAGTGCAGGGGCTGTTCGCAGCGGCCGGCGCGCGCATATTCATCGCCGTCGCACCGTTCGAGATCGAGCCGGACGCGGTCGAAGCCGCGTTCCCGGGTGCGGAGGTGGCATTCATCCGGCTCGACGCCGACGACCGTTCTCGTCGTGATCGCGCCCTTCAGCGGGCACGCGGCGACGGGGGCGCGCTCCTCGCCGGCGATGACCTGATCGGCGCCCCGCCTCCCGTGATCGACGAGGTGGTGGCGGCGGATGCGCGCGAGCGGCCGACGCCTGTACGCCCGGGTGAACGGATCGTCGACACGTCCGGTCTGTCCGTGTCCGAAGTGATGGTGCAGGTGCGCGCGCTCGTCGATCCACGTCGTCGCGCGATGCCAGACTGAAGCATGGCCTCGTACACGCATGGACACCACGAATCCGTCCTCCGGTCGCACAATTCCCGGAACATCGCGAACTCCGCGGAATACCTTCGGCCCCATCTCACGGAGACGACGCGACTCCTCGACGTCGGCGCGGGACCGGGCACCATCACGGCTGACTTCGCAGGCACCGTCGCCCGGGTGACCGCGACCGAGATCGATGAGAACGCCCTGTCGCTGTCGCGCGGTCTCGCTGCAGAGCGCGGCCTCACGAACCTCGACTTCTCGGTCGAAGACGTGCACGCACTGAGCTTCGCGGACGACTCCTTCGACGTCGTCCACGCCCACCAGGTGCTGCAGCACGTCGGCGATCCGGTGCAGGCGCTTCGGGAGATGCGCCGGGTGACAGTCCCCGGCGGGATCGTCTCTGCCCGGGATGCGGACTACGCCGGTTTCCTCTGGTTCC
This genomic window contains:
- a CDS encoding PadR family transcriptional regulator, producing MNETLDTHLQELRRGTIVLACLQLLRTAGYGYQLLEELERRGFATDANTLYPLLRRLEKQEYLTSEWNTDEARPRKFYRTSDAGIRLADTLTQEWLALTDAIASLTAQEN
- a CDS encoding permease prefix domain 1-containing protein — translated: MRTSFTERYIAQTVKSLPPAAQNDVRDELEASIADAVEARIDQGETRDSAERAVLTELGDPGVLAAGYADRPLHLIGPRYFLVWWRLLKMLLWIIPPIAAAGVGVAKVLEFATIGETIGAMAVVSIQVIVNLGFWTTLVFAILERTVPIPDAAWTVDQLPETVENRAGLSEMIGSIIFLMLATAAILWDALRGFIRPEGEALPILNPELWPWWMTALFVLMAAELLLAIGVYLVGRWNVAFAVINTLLAIAFAVPALYLLASGQLVNPDFLQYLATDHADDLANANAGAAEQGGVLRIIGVLFGAVIVGSSVWDIIDGWRKTFRKPTVRRHQ
- a CDS encoding 1,4-dihydroxy-2-naphthoyl-CoA synthase, translated to MVSDLFDPAEWQLAPGAEGYTDITAHVTHDGGIARIAFNRPEVRNAFRPHTVDELYRALDIARQDPHIGAVLLTGNGPSPKDGGWAFCSGGDQRIRGRDGYKYEPAVEGAESDSPVDPRAQRDETSARVGRLHILEVQRLIRFMPKVVIAVVPGWAAGGGHSLHVVCDLTIASAEEARFKQTDADVGSFDAGYGSAYMARQTGQKFAREVFFLAEEYSAQRAYEAGAVNRVVPHADLEREALKMARTVLTKSPTAIRMLKFAFNAVDDGLVGQQVFAGEATRLAYGTDEAVEGRDSFLEKRDADWSSFPWHY
- a CDS encoding AMP-binding protein; the encoded protein is MTTLIPTDAADPQLLRVALRRALDGGPALGFGMLAGSSDVVTDGVAAVIATSGSSGIPKRVALSAEALRASAEGTAARIGSGRWLLALPAGYVAGLQVMVRSILAGTEPATIEGRFSPESFAEATVRLQRARNGGEGIPELFTSLVPVQVATLLDAALESAAVRSSLQAYRAILVGGQSLPEPLRERAADLGARLVRTYGSTETSGGCVYDGVPLDTAAVRTVNGELHIAGPMLAEGYLGDEPLTARTFIRDEHGIRWYRTGDLGLVEEGIVRVHGRADNVIVSGGINISLDRVERVVRQIPGLHPAVVIGVQDDRWGEASVIVAPRGEALRRSEAEQLAQAREAVAAELGAHARPARLIMVDELETLASGKPDRDAIRRAVSALH
- a CDS encoding AAA family ATPase, coding for MDVLRLAGVPGVGKSAVAWAVAQHLAQEGVPLGYVDIDQLGMCYPAPPDDPDRWVMKETALARLAAQFHRTGVERLVVSGVAEPILPPATSGHPTVSLWLDADEATRRERLAARRWPTEQLDATLAVGTEEARTAHPSWTRVDTDGRSLGETVHAVLELAAPVPRAIPTAVSEDDFAPRAGVTGRVIWITGPRCAGSSSIGWAMANTLWGNGQRAGFVDVAQLGFVWNVGQAIAVRNAAEVQGLFAAAGARIFIAVAPFEIEPDAVEAAFPGAEVAFIRLDADDRSRRDRALQRARGDGGALLAGDDLIGAPPPVIDEVVAADARERPTPVRPGERIVDTSGLSVSEVMVQVRALVDPRRRAMPD
- a CDS encoding class I SAM-dependent methyltransferase, whose translation is MASYTHGHHESVLRSHNSRNIANSAEYLRPHLTETTRLLDVGAGPGTITADFAGTVARVTATEIDENALSLSRGLAAERGLTNLDFSVEDVHALSFADDSFDVVHAHQVLQHVGDPVQALREMRRVTVPGGIVSARDADYAGFLWFPVVPELDRWLALYRQAARANGGEPDAGRRLLAWARAAGFEQVTATASTWCYASPEERDWWGGMWADRILESALARQLVDEGMATSADLQDISSAWKRWAADDDGWYLVPHGEILCRA